Proteins from a genomic interval of Thermoanaerobacterium thermosaccharolyticum DSM 571:
- a CDS encoding LacI family DNA-binding transcriptional regulator, whose product MSNDNFKITIDYVAKKAGVSKTTISRFLNGRYEYMSDATKENIKKVIDELNYRPNNLARSLKLNRSNLIGVLVSDIGNHFSSILVKGIERVLKENGYNLIIASTDNDATKEREYILSLLDNNVDGLVINTAGGNDEFLIGLFKKGLPVVLADRSIKNTVFDTVVVNNYEVTSELVLHLIKNGYERIGFFTERIGDISTRTERKQAFLDVCKKYGIDNNNLIFEVDDDLSKIEENIVSMIKDCRKCRTALFAVNGVVLLNVLQVINKLNLKIPDDIAVCGYDDWGWASLIPPGITTISQPSYEVGEESAKRLIARINGGDEIKPQKLVLRAELVVRGSTRSH is encoded by the coding sequence ATGAGCAATGATAACTTTAAAATTACGATTGATTATGTAGCGAAAAAAGCTGGCGTCTCAAAGACGACCATTTCGCGGTTTTTAAATGGTCGCTATGAGTACATGTCGGATGCAACAAAGGAAAACATCAAAAAGGTCATAGATGAACTTAACTATAGACCTAATAATTTAGCTCGCAGTTTAAAACTGAATAGGTCAAACCTTATAGGTGTTCTTGTGTCTGACATAGGCAACCATTTTTCGTCTATCCTTGTGAAGGGTATAGAGAGAGTCTTAAAAGAAAACGGGTATAATTTAATAATAGCCAGCACAGATAATGATGCTACAAAAGAAAGAGAGTACATCTTATCACTTTTAGACAACAATGTAGACGGGCTTGTAATAAACACCGCTGGAGGCAATGACGAGTTTTTGATAGGACTGTTTAAAAAAGGCTTACCTGTAGTATTGGCTGATAGAAGCATAAAAAATACGGTATTTGATACCGTTGTTGTCAACAACTACGAAGTTACGTCGGAACTTGTTTTGCACCTAATAAAAAATGGATATGAGAGAATAGGTTTTTTTACCGAAAGGATAGGTGATATAAGCACACGTACGGAAAGAAAACAAGCATTTTTAGACGTTTGCAAAAAATACGGAATAGATAACAACAATTTGATATTTGAAGTAGACGATGATTTAAGCAAAATTGAAGAGAATATAGTATCAATGATTAAAGATTGCAGGAAGTGCAGGACGGCATTATTTGCTGTAAATGGTGTTGTGCTTTTAAATGTGCTACAAGTTATAAATAAACTGAATTTAAAGATACCTGATGACATTGCTGTGTGCGGATATGATGATTGGGGTTGGGCATCACTTATACCTCCGGGTATTACTACTATATCGCAGCCGTCATACGAAGTTGGGGAAGAATCCGCTAAAAG